CAATGAGTGCCTTGCAATGCTTGATCGCTCTTCGCATACAGCTACTGCGGCCAATGTAGAAGTAAAGAAAGATGGCAAGTTCGGGCTGGCTTTATCGGGTGGTGGTTTTAGGGCGTCGCTATTTCATATTGGTGTCTTGGCTTCGCTGGCTGAAAAGGATGAGCTGCGCCATATTGAGGTGATTTCCTGTGTATCGGGCGGCTCTATCATTGGCGCATATTATTACCTGAAACTAAAGATGCTTTTAGAGACAAAAGGTGATGACGAAATAGTGCGCAACGATTATATAAGACTGGTGCAGGATATTGAAAAAGATTTCCTGGAAGGTGTACAGAAAAATTTACGCATGCACCTGTTCAGTGACCTGCTATCAAACTTCAGGATGTTTAAGAAAAGCTACTCTCGTACACACAGGCTTGGGGAACTATATGAGGAGCATCTTTTCAGCAGGATATTCAAAGATTTAGATGCCTATAATGCTATGAATGGCACCGATTATAAGATCATCCCGGATGCAAATGAAGGAAAGTTTTATATGCATGATCTTTTGATAAGACCCAAAGGAGCGCCTGAAAACTTTACCCCTATCACCGACAATTGGAAACGAAAGAACAGGGTGCCTCAATTGGTGCTGAATGCAACAAGCGTGAACACAGGTCACAACTGGCAGTTCACCGCTTCATGGATGGGAGAGCCACCTAATTATATACAAGTGGATGTAGACGCAAAGCCAAGACTTAGGCGGATGTATTATAAAGAAGCGCCTAAGGCTTACCAAAACTTCAGGTTAGGATATGCTGTAGGGGCATCTTCTTGTGTGCCTGTAATGTTTCACCCTATGCCGCTGCCCGACCTGTACGAAGGCGTAGACCTTGAACTGATTGATGGTGGCCTGCATGATAACCAGGGAATAGCTACACTTATAGAACAGGAGTGTACCAACATGTTTATAAGTGATGCTAGTGGTCAACTGCCTACCAACAAAACAGCCACAGGTGATGGTCCGGGGATATTTATGCGCAGCGATAATATACTGCAGGAAAGATTGCGCGAACTACAGTTCCTCGACATAAAACAACGTAACGAAACCAGCCAGATCAGCAAGTTGTACAAAGTGCACCTGAAGAGCAACCTGCAGGAGCGCCCGGTAAACTGGAAGTACTGTAACGACCCTGCACGCACACTCATGGAAGAATATTATAGGAACAACAATGCATGTACCGTATTTGGGATTGATAGGAAAGCACAAAAGCTGCTGTCGGAGATACGTACTGACCTGGATTCGTTCAATGACGTAGAGGCGTATGCATTGATGTACAATGGCTATGTTCAATCGAACTACGAGCTAAATAAGCAAAAGCAGAATGTATACCTGCCCAACGAAAACCTGTGGCGATTTGCTGCCATTAAACCTTATGTTACCAATCCAGCCCTTTTTCCTGAAGTAGAGAAAACACTTTCCATAGGTAAAAAACAATTCCTGAAGGTTTATGCAGCAAGTAAAGTGCTTAAATACGCCGTATTGGCGCTTGCTGTGCTGCTGGTAGCGGGTGCTGCCTGGTTCATTTACCTGTCGTGGGATGCAAAATACCAGTACAATTTTACTATGAAAGCAGTGGCGATCAGCGTAGGAGTTTTCATTCTTGCCTTCTTATCTCGGTGGGTAGCAGCTGTAGTTAATTGGAAAGGAACAATTAAAGAATATGCTGCTTTATTGGCATTGACTATAGTAGGGTGGCTAGCATTTAACGCATACCTGCGATTTTTTAATGGCAGGTACAACAACAGCGGCAAATTGCCCGGGAATAGCGACTCCCAAGAAGACAAAGGAAGCGAAGCAAAAATAACCGCTACACCAGGTGATACCCCATCTAATGATATGGGAACAATCACTGTATTTGAAAACACGGATGCAACGATCCGCTTGAATTAGAGATTTTTGGTAATAGAAAAAGAGCCTGTAAGGGCTCTTTTTGTTTATGTGAAAAAAGTTTTACCAGTTAGTTTCTCTTGCAATTTCAAGTACAATTGCAAAGAGGAGATCCGGGTAAGGCTACGGCTTATAATGTTGTTTTTTCCAATTGTAAACAATGCTGAGAGATTCCGACTTCCACAGTAAAAACGTGAGGCGTTGCTTGAGGTGAGCGCTTTCCAAAGGTTGTTGCTTGCAGGCAGCCTCAAGTCGGGCTATTTCTCTATGCATTGCAGCTAATGTTAGGTCAGTGGTTTCTTTGGGCGGATGTTGTACTATCATGCAACTAAGAATTACAAATGGATTATAAAATTACAATATGTATTCTTAAAACAGCAACTGTAGCAACTAAAATTGTCTCTTCTCCTTCAGATTTAATCTGGATGAATAATGCCTTTAAAGATCCAGGTCGAGAACAGTCTTAGGTGACTGCAGCAGTATGGTATGTAATCCTGCCTGCCTCGCCCCATCTATGTTTTTAGGAGTGTCATCTATAAAAAGTGTTTCATCAGCCTCTAGTCCTTCTATTTCCAATAGCTTGGTAAATGCTTCAGGATAGGGTTTGCGTACACCTATTTTGTGCGAGTAGTGGGCTTTTATAAAGAAATCATCAAAGTTCTTGTAGCCGGTGTTGTCGCGGAATATTTGCTGAAAGCAGTCGTAGTGAATTGCATTTGTATTAGAGAAAAGATAGATTTTGTACCTGTTGCTGATCTCTTTAAGCCACTCCAGTTTCTCTGGTGCAAAAGTGCCCAACATGGCATTCCATGCTTCTTTTATTTGTTTATCAGAAAGTTCAAGCTGAGTTGCCTCCCTGAAAGCCTGGTAAAAGCCATTTTCATCCAGTTTACCTGTTTCCAGTTGTTCAAAAAGGGGGTTAGCGTGGTGCTGGTTGTACAGCTCAGAAAAATTAGTAACGCCCAGTTCAATGAAGGCGTTTTCTGTTTTGAAATAGTCAATATCGATAAATATGCCGCCCAGGTCGAAGATGATGTTTCTAAAATTTTCCATGGCAGCAAAAATAAGTTAGGTTGGAAAGTGAAAAATTTTATATTTGCAGCCGCTTCCACCGAAGCAGTTTCCTCGCAAAAGGAAGCAGGGCCTATAGCTCAGTCGGTTAGAGCACCTGACTCATAATCAGGTGGTCCTAGGTTCAAATCCTAGTGGGCCCACAACCTCAAAAACAATGACTTGTACTAATACTACAGGTCATTTTTTTTGCCCTGTGCATTAGGAAATGTATTGGAATTGCAACATGCAGGATTGTCATGCCTTCAAGCCGACTGAATTATAGGCGTGCTTCATTTTATACTTACCATTGTTGCACATCATGATGGTCAGTTATCTAGATTTTCTACCGCTTGTTTTGACGGACTGGATGACAGGAATAAAATCAATTGGATGAATACAACGTGAAAGCCAAAAGCTTTTAGAGCAGCAGGAAGAACATCAACTACCAGGGTGCAAATAAAAAAGGCTGCCAGTTACGGCAGCCTTTTTTGCGTCTAAAAAATAATCTACAGCTTGATAAACTTCACGCTGCCTGTTGATCCATTTTCATGTACCAATCTAATAAAGTACTGACCTGCTGCAAGGCTGGAGACAGGAACAACAATATTGTTGCTACCCTGTTCAACCTGTTGCTGTTGGTTGTACACAACCTTACCTGCCAGGTCTGTGATGACCAAAGTGGTACGTAAAGTTCCGGGAGCCTCTACTACTACTTTTACGTCACCTGCAGTTGGGTTAGGATAAACAGTTCCTACAATCATGACGTTTGTCTTCTCACCCTTTAGCAGTACTACATTACTTACTGTTTCTCTTGCATCCTGATCCACCTGGCGTAACCTGTAGTAACTGCTGCTCAATTTTGTTTTATTGTCAATAAAGCTGTAGGTATTGCCAAACGTGCTGTTGCCACCAATGGTTTTACTTTCAACAAATACAATTGGACTGAAGGAGCGGCCGTCGGCACTGCGTTCCAGGTAGAAGCCTTTGTTGTTGATCTCGCTGGCTGTGCTCCACGATAGCTTGTTACCCTGTACTGTACGTTCACCTTTGAAGTGTAGCAGCACTACCGGCAGTGTATTTCCGAAATCACCGGCATCAGCACCTATATCTGTAGGCGTAAGCTGCGTCCTGTCTTCGCCATCAAAATCAATGGTAACAGATGGTATAGCCACACCCGCTCCTTCTACCGGTGAAGAAACACCGCTCTGGATGTGCAGGTTTGCCATATCAGCGGAGCCTGTAGCATTGATGAATTTAGGATCACCTGTTAGGCTATTGTCGTCGCCTGCTATCCATCCTGCTGTATAGCTGGCTACATCAGCAGTGCCGGTGTAACCGATGAAACCATCAGTACCACCTGCCTGGTAAAGGTTGTAGTTGATAGATGCACCGGCAGCACTCGTTGTAAAGTGCAGGCCATAGTGCTTACCACCGCTACCAGCATTGGAGCGAACATTTGCAAAAATATTGTTGCGTATGTCGTAGGTGCCCGACGTAGATGTGCGGGTAAACGCAAAACTGCTCTTAACAGTTGGGCCAACACCTGTTCCACCGATGTAAATCGTGTTGAACCAGATATTGTTTGTTGATGAAGAAGAGTTGCTGGAGATACCACGAACAACCACGGCGTTTGATAGTGGTGTACCATCCGGCTTAATACCTAGCCTGAAGATATTGTTCACGATGTTAGAAGTAGAAACAGCATGATCCAGTGCTGTCATCACAACGTTGGTGTTAGCAGATACTAAATCAAAGCTGTGCACGTAGTTGCGGCTGATGTCGTTCACCACCGACGATGTGCCGCTGTAGAAAATACCCGTCATATTGCTGGCCGCTGTAGAAGTAGCATTGGATAGGCTAAGTGAGTGAATGGTATTTCCACTTACAGTACAGCCTGCTGCATTGCTGTTCGACATAATGATACCAGATACCGCACTGCTTAGTCCACCGCCGGTAGCAAGTGAATTGGTAGAAAGATTGCGCACAGTATTACCTGTGATAGAAGATGCTGAAGTAGTAACTGCGATACCCCTTGTAAAGGAAGAAGTACCACCACCGGTATGAGTATTATGAATGTTTGAAACAATGTTGTTGCTGATGCTGCTGGTAGTAACGCCACTGGTTATATTGATACCAGTAAATGAATTGCTCAAGGTGCCGGTGTAGCCAGAAGCCATCTGGATGCTGTTAGGCGTGGTAAGGCTACCAACGACGTTGCCTGTTATGGTAACAAGGTTAGCTCCACCATTTGTAATACCTGATCCGATACCAATAAAATTGGTAGCTACTGTTGCACTAGAACCGTTGATTGTAATGGCTCCAACGGTGTCTTTTGCTACCGTGATGTTGTTGCCTCCACCTACTCTTATACCGAATGAAGTACCACCACTTCCGTTGGTAACTGTTATAGATCCTGTGCCTGTACTTGCGCCTATCGTATTGCCTTTTGCACTTCCTATGTCAATGATTCCGTTAGCTGTGTTGATACCTATAAACACGCCGCTGGTGCTGGTGCTGGTACTGGTAAGGGTGATATTGCGGATTACGTTGCCAGCAACAGAAGAAGCCGTTCCTGCACCCAATGAAAGATCCATACCCCAGAAAAGGGTAGCGTTAGATGCTGTCATAGTATAAGGAGTACCGCCGGCATTAGGTTCTGTACCACCGATAAAGTTGTTGGCGATATTGAAGTTGTTAGCTGAAGTAGCAAGAGACCCAACGTTTGGTGTTATCCACAAACCACGATGTGTGGCACCAGTAGTATAGGTTCTATTTGCAGTTTGGTAAAGATGGTTGCCATTTATTGTCCATGCAGTATTTCCCTGGTCTACTTTTATACCGGTAGAAGAGGCTGATGCGTGGAAGAAATCATACACGTCATTGCCAACTATCATATTGCTGTCGTTATTAGCCACAATGTTGCTGGTGTTGCCATACGCTGAAATGCCCATCGCAGGAAAGCCCCCTGCTGTAGCATGGATATGATTGTAGCTAATGTGGTTATGATCGTTGCCGTTGGCTCCTGTAGTTCCTCCTAGGTACACAACGCCAGTAGGCGAGGTCGACGTAGTAGATGTATTTTGACCTGCGATATCGCAGTAGGTAAGTGTATTGTAAGACGCTTCGTTCACAAACCTGACTGCTACACCGGCAGCAGCTGTATTTTCTATACGTAAACCGGGTGCATTACCCACACCTCCAGGACGTCCATCCAGCACAAAGTTCCTTGAGCCGTTGAAGTCGATGGTAGCAGGTGTGGCGTTGCTGGAAATCACCAAGCCAAATGCTCCTGCTGCAGGAACCAACTTGATCACTGGTGCTCCTGTGGCACATGGCCCGGTAGAAAGATTAGGTATAGTGATAGGGAAGGTTTCGCCGCTGCTCGAGTAGGTTGGCTGCAATTCAAGCGTCACATTTCCTGTGGCGCCACCTGCAAGGTAAATGGCTTGCAAAGCTGAAGTAATGCTGGTGTAGTTGCCACTTGGACCTACACTATATGTACCGCCAGCTATTGGTGCACATGCAGGTGTACTGGCAGATTCACTTATTGGTGAAGCTGTATTGTAAGCCACGTTGTAACATGATACATCATTGTAAGCGTATACTGTATACGTGTAAGTGGTGTTTCCTGAAACGGTGACATCATCGAAAGTAGTGGCTGCACCTGCACTTATCACAGTAGCATTGCCGAGCATAGATCCTACAGTGTATGTTGTACCATTGGCAGGTAGTACAGTTGGTGCGGCAGTTCCGTTTGTGCGAAGCACCAGGTACTTATCTGCTGTAGGTGCAGCAGCACTGAAGCTACCAGTTATGTTGTATAGTGTGGGAGTTAGCGACAGCGCAGAAGCTTGTGCTACAGGCGCAACACAGGCAGGTAATTCATTTACACTAATACCCATCACTACTACGGTAACACCAAGCGTTGTATTTGTTTTGGCCACGTTCACACTGGTGATCTGCTTAGAATAATTAGCAGCATTAAGCGTGAGCTTTATCTCGTATAGCCGCGGGTTGGTGGCGCTGCCATCCTGCCCATTGTCTGACAATGCTACACGACCTATACCCTGGCGTGCTATAGGTGTTCCATTATACCAATCGGCAATGGAAACGTTAGTAAAAGTTTGCGTTGAACCATCAGCAAAATTTAATGTAAAAGTTGCTGTAGAAGCACCCGTGCCTGACAAGGCGAGTACGTATACTTCACTGGCATACTTAGGTGTGGCAAAACTTAGTAGCCCTGCATTTGTGCCAGTCAAGCGCAATGCATTTGGTACTGAGTAATCTTCCAATTGAAAGACAACGCCACTTGTGGCGGCACTATTGATGGTGCGGTTTGCGGGCAGGAAATAAGTAGGTAATGCGCTGCTGGAAGTAGCTTGGAAATCAGCAGCTACTAGTGCATAGCCGGGCGAACCACCATCGGCATTGGCTGTAACAGATGAGGTAGCCGCTCCCACACCGTTAGCCACTACATCGGCATTATAACCTGATACAACTACTGGCTCGTAGCCTGCCTGTACGGCTGCACTGCTTACCAATCCTACGGCTGTCAATACAATCGGCATCCATCGCCTGGCGCGCTGGCCGGAACGCTGGCAAATTAAAGGTGAGTAGGGTGGGGGTGCCATTTGCCCTCTCATGCTCGTATTCCACCAGGAGCGGAACAACGTGTAAAGCTTAACCATCATGTCTGATTTTATTAGTGAGAAATTATGTTGATCAATCATCGTATCAATAGCAGCCAACCTGCTATTGGTTTTTCTTCGCGCCGTAGCTGTACTATGTAGTAGTAGGTAGCCAACGGTAAATCCTTCCCGTTAAACCTGCCATCCCACGGCCTGTACGAATGCTCCCATTTTGCCACTACCTGTCCATACCTGTCGTACACAAACACCTTCGCCTGCGGGTAGCCAGCCAGTCCCGGTATCACCCATGTATCATTGATACCGTCGCGGTTGGGCGAAAAAGAATTAGGAATGTGAATAGCCGTATCTGGTATTATCCGGAAATATTGCATTGAAAAACTGTCGGTACAACCCAGGCCGTTGCTTGCAATCAATGTAACAGTATAGCTACCGATAGCGCTGTACTGGTGGAATGGATTGGCAAGTTGTGAAGTAGTACCATCGCCAAAGTTCCAGCGGTATTGGGTGGCGTGCTGCGACTGATTGGTAAAGCTTACGCCGGCAAGGCTTAGCGGAATAGCCACTGCTGTACCCGGCGATGCAGTAAAACGTGCTACTGGTGGTGCTGCTACATTAATGTAATTCGTTCTTACGGCGGAGTCGATGCAATTGCCTGCCGCAGCTACCAGGGTAACGCTATAGGTTCCGCGGTTAAATAGATGGGATGGCGCCGCATCAATATAGCTGGTGCCATCGCTTATTCTCCAGGTAAAACTGGTAGCTTGGGTTGATGTATTATTGAACTGTACCTGCAGCGGTGCACAACCACTAACAGGCGTAGCAGTGAAGGCAGGTACAGGCATAGGCTGAACATAAACCGGTTGGCTTACAACAGGTGATGTGCAGGTTAGATTGGAAAGCGACAGGCTGATGACCTGGCTGCCACTGGTGCTGAAGCGCACATTGTATGGACCTGCTCCTGAACCCTGCACTACATTTCTCGAACCAAAGTTCCAGTTATAGGAAGCAGTGGCAGGTGCTGTTCCGGTAAATGTCACCGTCACATTTGATCCTGCGCAGATGGTATCAGCCGATACACTGAAGGAAGCAACAACCGGCGCATCTACCCGTACAGTTTGCTGCGCCACAGTAGATGTGCATCCATTCTCTGTTACCTGTAGCGTTATCGTTTTAGTACCCGCATCTGCAAAGGCAATGGTTTGTTCTCCAGCACCGGGGCCGGGAGTGGCTGTGCCGCCGTTCAGGTTCCAGTTATAAGTAGCAGTAGCAGAAGCACCACCCGTATAGGTTGTTACCACGGTTTCGCCAGCGCATATAGCTGCTGGTGCTACCGAAAAGGCAGCCGAAGGAATAGGATGTACCACCATCGGAAGTGAGGCTGTATCGGTGCAGCCACTATTATTTACAAGCACGGAAACAGTGGTGGCTGATGTGTTGTTATAAACCACTGTATACGGTCCGGCAGCAGTGCCCTGCTGTACATTGCCACCACCAAAGTTCCATGTGAAGGTGCTACCTACTGGCGCACTTCCGGTAAAACTAACAGTGACAGATAAACCTGCACAGATGCTGTTATTGTTCAACGATAGGCTGGCAGCAGGCGAGGCATTTACCTGTATAGGCTGCTGCGTGGGCTGCGAGATACATCCATTATCTACTGTTAGCGAAATAGCAGTATTACCTGCTGTGTTATAGATGAGTGTATAAGGTCCGCTTCCAGAACCTGACAATACAGTTGCTCCACCAAAGTTCCAGTTGTAGGTAGCGGCCGCGCCTGCATTGCCGGTATATGTCACCACCACCGTATCGCGTGCAGAACAAACAGTAGCGGGCACTGCCGTAAAAGAAGAGGTAGGTGGTTGATTAACCGTTACTGCAGCGTAGGCGGTATCACGACAACCGTTGATGTCTTGCGCCCACACCATATAATTGGTAGTAGCGGCAGGCGATACCGTAGCCTGGCTGCTGTTGATATTGCCCGGCTCCCACTGGTAAGTAGAGATCGTTCCGCCTGTAGCTACAGCAGTCAATGTACTTGAGCCACCTGCACAGATAGCTGCAGGCTGTGCACTGGCCGCCAAAGTGAAAGCAGGTGTAGATGGTACTGTAGCTGTATAGGTAGAAACGCAGCCAGCACTGTTGGTGATGGTAGCAGTATAGCTTCCTCCCGGTAGGTTCAGGGCGGTTACTCCGTTTTGCACAGGTGTAGTATTCCAGCTGTATGTATAGCTTCCAGTAATGCCCAACGCGATGCTGCCGTTGCTCTGTCCACACGATGCAGGCGTGATAACAGGCGCAACAACAGGTGGTGTATAACCCATACCCGATACCGCAAAAATGAATGCACGGCTAGACGAGGAGCTGGTGTTGGTAATACTGATAGAGGCTAATGTTTTGGTGCAGTTTACTGTGATGTCAATTGCATACAGGCGCGGATTGTTCGGCGCCTGCTCGTAGGTACCGGCACCAAACGGTCCGTTGATACGTTTGATACGGCCAAAGCCTTGAAGCATGGGATTTGCTCCTCCTATCCAATCAGGCAATACCCGGTTGGCAACCGTTTGAAAGGTGCCATCAGTGTACCGTAATACAGCAGTGACAAATGCATTGCCTTCGGTAGCAGTACCGAGTAAACTGATATTGGAGAAAACGCCTGGCGTAGTAAGTGTCAGTACACCATTTTCATTTTGCAAAAGATAAAGCGCATTATTGCTGGTGCCACTGCCGGTGCCAAAGGAAACCATCTGGTACAAGCGATTACCAGATACCACCGTTCCGTTGTTTGGCAAACCGTAACCCGCAGGAATATTATTGGCTGCAGCAAATTGTTGCGTACACATAACAAAGTTGGAAGGCGTGATGGCATCCATCTCCCTTGTAGTAGTGGCGAGGCTACTGGTACCTGTTCCTTCAGCTACCACATCGTGGTTGAAACCTGTAACTGCTATGGGATTATACTGGGCAGCGAGTGCCAGTGGAGCTAATGTCAGTAGTACTGCAATTATTCTTCGCATCATGTGTACCAGGTTGTGAGGCTGCAGCCTTGGGTGTAAGGCTGCAGCTTCTAAATTTTATGTTCTTCTCATGTATCGCTAATGAAGTTGTAGCCCTGTTTATCGAACGAGGCTAAACGAACCTTTTTTCACAATGTTGCTTCCATCGCGCAAGGTGATAGAGGCAGCATATACATACACGCCCACAGGTTGCTGCCTGCCTTTGTAGCTGCCATCCCATCCTCTCTGCATGTCACGCGTTTCATAGATCATTTCACCCCATTGATTGAAAATGCGCAGGTCGACTGCCGCCAGGTCGTTGCCATACACGCGGAAAATATCGTTGCGGCCATCGCCGTTTGGCGTGAACACGTTAGGGATGAAAATATTGTTGCTAAGTGTGGTAGGGTTGGCTGTGCCTGCACTGCTTGCCTGGCAAGCTTGTGCACCCAGTGCACGAACAGCAATGGTGACAACAGTGCCCGGGGCTAGTCCTGAAACCTGGTGTTGTGTACCCGTAGGTCCTGACGACGGTGCACCATAGCTTCCGCCATTTACAGCCACTTCGTAGCCTGTAGCGCCGGTTACAGGTGCCCAGGTAAATGTGACGCTGCTGGCGGAAATATCACTAGCTGTTACAGTAGGCGTGGCAAGTACGGTAGCCATAGAAACCATCACTGCACCACGTGATGCGCTCACACATCCTCCTGTATTCTGCGCCTGGATGTAATAAGTGGTAGCGGCGGTAAGAGCTGGAGTTGTATAGCTGTTCCCGGTATGTAAGGCGGTGCCGCCGGTAGCTGCAGCAAACCAGCTATAGGTAGTACCGGCCTGCGGGTTGGCTACAGCAAGTGTAGCAGTAGCACCACTACAAATGGTTACAGCATCTGCAGCAGGTACTGCCAGTGGAGCAAG
This region of Aridibaculum aurantiacum genomic DNA includes:
- a CDS encoding patatin-like phospholipase family protein produces the protein MKAFKDLSTASKLEIIDEARSVLNGSYRTSSELEELYKLLAKMDQFAYATEVLLAKMRQDECEGRGKSAGELAKEYEVLAKFIYKDHALPSHFKFERAVRELKVHNSLSTTHSCETLGLAGAIYKRKWQFDHQFKNLILSRYYYQRGFASWKQCLKQAENEKEKDKDDKGYTAINYAYINELMAVDKLEEHGRITGITNSIYTLFDTADDTRMFILKEFIKDPFDAEPQLLHHDVDHWVLATLAEAYFGLRLYNQAIIFIKEYVQLQGTLPWQTRSFQQQLFSLAYLQMYQKDYAEQYGAMDAKDAAKLKGVAASVHPAKINECLAMLDRSSHTATAANVEVKKDGKFGLALSGGGFRASLFHIGVLASLAEKDELRHIEVISCVSGGSIIGAYYYLKLKMLLETKGDDEIVRNDYIRLVQDIEKDFLEGVQKNLRMHLFSDLLSNFRMFKKSYSRTHRLGELYEEHLFSRIFKDLDAYNAMNGTDYKIIPDANEGKFYMHDLLIRPKGAPENFTPITDNWKRKNRVPQLVLNATSVNTGHNWQFTASWMGEPPNYIQVDVDAKPRLRRMYYKEAPKAYQNFRLGYAVGASSCVPVMFHPMPLPDLYEGVDLELIDGGLHDNQGIATLIEQECTNMFISDASGQLPTNKTATGDGPGIFMRSDNILQERLRELQFLDIKQRNETSQISKLYKVHLKSNLQERPVNWKYCNDPARTLMEEYYRNNNACTVFGIDRKAQKLLSEIRTDLDSFNDVEAYALMYNGYVQSNYELNKQKQNVYLPNENLWRFAAIKPYVTNPALFPEVEKTLSIGKKQFLKVYAASKVLKYAVLALAVLLVAGAAWFIYLSWDAKYQYNFTMKAVAISVGVFILAFLSRWVAAVVNWKGTIKEYAALLALTIVGWLAFNAYLRFFNGRYNNSGKLPGNSDSQEDKGSEAKITATPGDTPSNDMGTITVFENTDATIRLN
- a CDS encoding PKD domain-containing protein, translating into MMRRIIAVLLTLAPLALAAQYNPIAVTGFNHDVVAEGTGTSSLATTTREMDAITPSNFVMCTQQFAAANNIPAGYGLPNNGTVVSGNRLYQMVSFGTGSGTSNNALYLLQNENGVLTLTTPGVFSNISLLGTATEGNAFVTAVLRYTDGTFQTVANRVLPDWIGGANPMLQGFGRIKRINGPFGAGTYEQAPNNPRLYAIDITVNCTKTLASISITNTSSSSSRAFIFAVSGMGYTPPVVAPVITPASCGQSNGSIALGITGSYTYSWNTTPVQNGVTALNLPGGSYTATITNSAGCVSTYTATVPSTPAFTLAASAQPAAICAGGSSTLTAVATGGTISTYQWEPGNINSSQATVSPAATTNYMVWAQDINGCRDTAYAAVTVNQPPTSSFTAVPATVCSARDTVVVTYTGNAGAAATYNWNFGGATVLSGSGSGPYTLIYNTAGNTAISLTVDNGCISQPTQQPIQVNASPAASLSLNNNSICAGLSVTVSFTGSAPVGSTFTWNFGGGNVQQGTAAGPYTVVYNNTSATTVSVLVNNSGCTDTASLPMVVHPIPSAAFSVAPAAICAGETVVTTYTGGASATATYNWNLNGGTATPGPGAGEQTIAFADAGTKTITLQVTENGCTSTVAQQTVRVDAPVVASFSVSADTICAGSNVTVTFTGTAPATASYNWNFGSRNVVQGSGAGPYNVRFSTSGSQVISLSLSNLTCTSPVVSQPVYVQPMPVPAFTATPVSGCAPLQVQFNNTSTQATSFTWRISDGTSYIDAAPSHLFNRGTYSVTLVAAAGNCIDSAVRTNYINVAAPPVARFTASPGTAVAIPLSLAGVSFTNQSQHATQYRWNFGDGTTSQLANPFHQYSAIGSYTVTLIASNGLGCTDSFSMQYFRIIPDTAIHIPNSFSPNRDGINDTWVIPGLAGYPQAKVFVYDRYGQVVAKWEHSYRPWDGRFNGKDLPLATYYYIVQLRREEKPIAGWLLLIR
- a CDS encoding T9SS type A sorting domain-containing protein; the encoded protein is MMVKLYTLFRSWWNTSMRGQMAPPPYSPLICQRSGQRARRWMPIVLTAVGLVSSAAVQAGYEPVVVSGYNADVVANGVGAATSSVTANADGGSPGYALVAADFQATSSSALPTYFLPANRTINSAATSGVVFQLEDYSVPNALRLTGTNAGLLSFATPKYASEVYVLALSGTGASTATFTLNFADGSTQTFTNVSIADWYNGTPIARQGIGRVALSDNGQDGSATNPRLYEIKLTLNAANYSKQITSVNVAKTNTTLGVTVVVMGISVNELPACVAPVAQASALSLTPTLYNITGSFSAAAPTADKYLVLRTNGTAAPTVLPANGTTYTVGSMLGNATVISAGAATTFDDVTVSGNTTYTYTVYAYNDVSCYNVAYNTASPISESASTPACAPIAGGTYSVGPSGNYTSITSALQAIYLAGGATGNVTLELQPTYSSSGETFPITIPNLSTGPCATGAPVIKLVPAAGAFGLVISSNATPATIDFNGSRNFVLDGRPGGVGNAPGLRIENTAAAGVAVRFVNEASYNTLTYCDIAGQNTSTTSTSPTGVVYLGGTTGANGNDHNHISYNHIHATAGGFPAMGISAYGNTSNIVANNDSNMIVGNDVYDFFHASASSTGIKVDQGNTAWTINGNHLYQTANRTYTTGATHRGLWITPNVGSLATSANNFNIANNFIGGTEPNAGGTPYTMTASNATLFWGMDLSLGAGTASSVAGNVIRNITLTSTSTSTSGVFIGINTANGIIDIGSAKGNTIGASTGTGSITVTNGSGGTSFGIRVGGGNNITVAKDTVGAITINGSSATVATNFIGIGSGITNGGANLVTITGNVVGSLTTPNSIQMASGYTGTLSNSFTGINITSGVTTSSISNNIVSNIHNTHTGGGTSSFTRGIAVTTSASSITGNTVRNLSTNSLATGGGLSSAVSGIIMSNSNAAGCTVSGNTIHSLSLSNATSTAASNMTGIFYSGTSSVVNDISRNYVHSFDLVSANTNVVMTALDHAVSTSNIVNNIFRLGIKPDGTPLSNAVVVRGISSNSSSSTNNIWFNTIYIGGTGVGPTVKSSFAFTRTSTSGTYDIRNNIFANVRSNAGSGGKHYGLHFTTSAAGASINYNLYQAGGTDGFIGYTGTADVASYTAGWIAGDDNSLTGDPKFINATGSADMANLHIQSGVSSPVEGAGVAIPSVTIDFDGEDRTQLTPTDIGADAGDFGNTLPVVLLHFKGERTVQGNKLSWSTASEINNKGFYLERSADGRSFSPIVFVESKTIGGNSTFGNTYSFIDNKTKLSSSYYRLRQVDQDARETVSNVVLLKGEKTNVMIVGTVYPNPTAGDVKVVVEAPGTLRTTLVITDLAGKVVYNQQQQVEQGSNNIVVPVSSLAAGQYFIRLVHENGSTGSVKFIKL
- a CDS encoding HAD family hydrolase, which codes for MENFRNIIFDLGGIFIDIDYFKTENAFIELGVTNFSELYNQHHANPLFEQLETGKLDENGFYQAFREATQLELSDKQIKEAWNAMLGTFAPEKLEWLKEISNRYKIYLFSNTNAIHYDCFQQIFRDNTGYKNFDDFFIKAHYSHKIGVRKPYPEAFTKLLEIEGLEADETLFIDDTPKNIDGARQAGLHTILLQSPKTVLDLDL